A genomic region of Homo sapiens chromosome 4, GRCh38.p14 Primary Assembly contains the following coding sequences:
- the PDGFC gene encoding platelet-derived growth factor C isoform X3: MPQFTEAVSPSVLPPSALPLDLLNNAITAFSTLEDLIRYLEPERWQLDLEDLYRPTWQLLGKAFVFGRKSRVVDLNLLTEEVRLYSCTPRNFSVSIREELKRTDTIFWPGCLLVKRCGGNCACCLHNCNECQCVPSKVTKKYHEVLQLRPKTGVRGLHKSLTDVALEHHEECDCVCRGSTGG, translated from the exons CAATTCACAGAAGCTGTGAGTCCTTCAGTGCTACCCCCTTCAGCTTTGCCACTGGACCTGCTTAATAATGCTATAACTGCCTTTAGTACCTTGGAAGACCTTATTCGATATCTTGAACCAGAGAGATGGCAGTTGGACTTAGAAGATCTATATAGGCCAACTTGGCAACTTCTTGGCAAGGCTTTTGTTTTTGGAAGAAAATCCAGAG TGGTGGATCTGAACCTTCTAACAGAGGAGGTAAGATTATACAGCTGCACACCTCGTAACTTCTCAGTGTCCATAAGGGAAGAACTAAAGAGAACCGATACCATTTTCTGGCCAGGTTGTCTCCTGGTTAAACGCTGTGGTGGGAACTGTGCCTGTTGTCTCCACAATTGCAATGAATGTCAATGTGTCCCAAGCAAAGTTACTAAAAAATACCACGAG GTCCTTCAGTTGAGACCAAAGACCGGTGTCAGGGGATTGCACAAATCACTCACCGACGTGGCCCTGGAGCACCATGAGgagtgtgactgtgtgtgcaGAGGGAGCACAGGAGGATAG